The Theileria orientalis strain Shintoku DNA, chromosome 3, complete genome genome window below encodes:
- a CDS encoding ADP-ribosylation factor, protein MIKNNKKNSVLHVLLCGLRGSGKTLLLYRTLIPEWDTANSEITPTPLYHYEELKYNGKTLGLWDFSGDSTVRTMPNFVSRQVEVIGVVFVVNMLDMNDSKNDEVVNWLGSLESESSLAHSKFAVLLNGSQELVRGENYENLLKKLEPFSLRLGERFMCRNVNTIMGLGDPGWTVTLDFLISLSSREKKKPDKNFKN, encoded by the exons atgattaaaaacaataaaaaaaactCAGTTTTACACGTGTTATTATGTGGGCTGCGTGGTTCTGGGAAGACTCTATTGTTATACAGAACCCTTATTCCGg AGTGGGACACCGCCAACTCAGAAATTACTCCTACACCTCTATATCATTATGAAGAACTTAAATACAATGGGAAAACTTTAGGATTATGGGATTTCAGTGGCGACTCTACT GTGCGGACTATGCCAAATTTTGTTAGTCGTCAGGTTGAGGTCATAGGCGTTGTGTTTGTAGTAAATATGCTCGATATGAACGATTCTAAGAACGATGAAGTTGTAAACTGGCTGGGATCTTTAGAATCCGAATCCTCCTTGGCACACTCGAAGTTCGCTGTTTTGTTGAATGGGAGTCAAGAACTTGTAAGGGGCGAAAACTatgaaaatttattaaaaaagcTTGAGCCTTTTAGCTTAAGACTCGGTGAAAGGTTCATGTGTAGGAATGTTAACACTATCATGGGCTTGGGGGACCCAGGCTGGACAGTTACCCTTGATTTCCTAATTTCTCTGTCTTCTCgagaaaaaaagaaaccagataaaaattttaagaaCTAA
- a CDS encoding farnesyl pyrophosphate synthetase — protein sequence MESSYKLGQDDIQDCYNRLKDFFPKFLEIAKEELKSYDISQNVMLYYSYALQYNLTGGKLLRGTLLISTVKSLCSGNMSEHLWFQTLILGIKNILAWCVELLQTSFLVADDIMDQSTKRRSNTCWYLVPTIGIANAINDVMFLYTMINRIMFKMLKDSNKLVEIVETFSRASMTTILGQHMDTYESNNDKLFEDGTSALKLFGEIAKNKTSYYSFYLPIKLGMIMGNVEKSNLSYPKVEAVCVLIGSLFQAQDDVLDCYGNPESFGKEGTDIQTKKCSWLLAQALNSATEEQRKKLRENIGINDATKVEAVKRIYDQMRLEEKFIEYELELEDKINRYWKIKVVDKY from the exons atggaatcttcATATAAACTTGGCCAAGATGATATCCAGGATTGTTATAACCGCCTAAAGGATTTTTTTCCTAAATTCTTGGAAATTGCAAAGGAAGAACTAAAATCATACGATATATCGCAAAATGTAATGTTATACTATTCGTACGCACTTCAATACAACCTTACGG gAGGAAAACTGCTAAGAGGAACGCTGTTGATATCCACAGTAAAGTCACTGTGTAGTGGAAACATGTCAGAGCACTTGTGGTTCCAGACGTTGATATTAG gaataaaaaacatCTTAGCATGGTGTGTGGAGTTATTACAAACATCCTTCCTGGTAGCGGACGATATAATGGACCAGAGCACAAAGAGGCGCTCAAACACATGCTG GTACCTGGTGCCTACAATAGGAATAGCTAACGCAATAAACGATGTTATGTTTCTGTACACAATGATAAACAG AATAATGTTTAAGATGCTCAAAGATTCTAATAAATTGGTGGAAATAGTGGAGACCTTTAGCAGAGCGTCAATGACAACAATACTGGGTCAGCACATGGATACATACGAGTCGAACAACGATAAACTGTTCGAAGATGGGACCTCGGCACTGAAACTGTTTGGAGAAATAGCAAAAAACAAAACGTCAtattactcattttatctGCCAATAAAACTAG GCATGATAATGGGAAACGTGGAGAAGTCGAACCTGTCGTACCCAAAGGTGGAAGCAGTGTGCGTGCTCATAGGATCATTGTTTCAA gCACAGGATGATGTTCTGGATTGTTACGGAAACCCAGAAAGTTttggaaaagaaggaaCAGATATTCAAACAAAGAAGTGTTCATGGCTACTAGCACAA gCACTGAACTCGGCAACAGAAGAGCAGAGGAAAAAGTTGAGAGAGAACATAGGAATCAACGATGCAACAAAGGTGGAGGCAGTAAAGAGAATATACGATCAAATGAGATTGGAGGAAAAGTTTATAGAGTACGAATTGGAACTGGAAGATAAGATAAACAGGTATTGGAAGATAAAAGTGGTAGATAAGTATTAA
- a CDS encoding uncharacterized protein (kinetochore-Ndc80 subunit Spc25 family protein), with protein MNEGYSLNTDFDAVLNLKNINLQQFDFNKALDGIRKLNDKHTNDLITTLDKKNTLQSTIKDLTESTSKVLREDTNEFVEIQINQISFNIINNDVTDVYNKIEESKDTLYGLRTEKARLENLLATKTDEYESCLRQKMLQDVWSLKLSYLQLLLGITISNEDGSMKISFSRLSNSNPYRSCYIVLKLTDDKFTGISCEPKLKNYSKYVSDLNNGLDFGSFLCLVRQSFKTTL; from the exons ATGAATGAAGGATATAGCTTAAACACTGATTTTGATgctgttttaaatttaaaaaacataaatctACAGcaatttgattttaacaAAGCTTTAGATGGTATCAGAAAACTGAATGATAAACACACGAATGATCTTATAACTACTTTAg ATAAGAAGAATACATTGCAGTCAACCATTAAGGACTTGACCGAATCCACTTCCAAAGTTTTAAGAG AAGATACAAATGAATTTGTagaaatacaaataaatcaaatttcgtttaatattattaataatgaTGTGACCGACGTTTACAACAAAATAGAAGAATCAAAAGATACACTCTATGGCCTTAGGACTGAGAAAGCACGGCTCGAAAATTTACTGGCAACTAAAACTGATg aatATGAATCTTGTTTAAGGCAGAAGATGCTCCAAGATGTTTGGTCGCTAAAACTGTCGTATTTACAACTTTTACTGGGCATCACAATATCGAATGAAG ACGGTTCGATGAAAATATCATTCTCAAGGCTAAGTAACTCCAATCCATATCGCAGTTGTTACATCGTACTTAAACTCACTGATGATAAGTTTActg gaATATCTTGTGAACcgaaattaaaaaattactcAAAATACGTTTctgatttaaataatggCTTGGATTTCGGTTCATTTCTGTGCTTAGTCCGTCAATCGTTTAAAACTACCTTGTAG
- a CDS encoding multiprotein bridging factor type 1: MSYQDWKPVVWTKTEKYNGPNKEAALNKARRSGVEVETQKKFLGGQNKTTKSFLPPNASKIENETESFHVERVSFAFRTALQKARMAKNMTQLQLARAINESETLIKEYENGTGIPNGQVVQKLNRALGVKLPPSREPRAKSLEL; the protein is encoded by the exons ATGTCCTACCAAGATTGGAAGCCCGTCGTATGGACAAAGACTGAGAAATATAACGGTCCTAACAAGGAGGCTGCTCTCAATAAGGCCCGGCGTTCTGGTGTGGAGGTCGAGACTCAAAAGAAAT TTTTAGGAGGTCAAAATAAAACCACCAAGTCCTTTCTTCCCCCAAA TGCTTCTAAGATTGAGAACGAAACTGAGTCCTTTCACGTCGAGAGGGTCTCTTTTGCCTTTCGCACTGCTCTACAGAAGGCTCGCATGGCTAAGAACATGACTCAGCTTCAGCTCGCCCGTGCCATAAACGAGAGCGAGACTCTTATAAAGGAGTACGAGAACGGGACT GGCATTCCCAACGGCCAGGTTGTTCAGAAGTTAAACCGCGCTTTGGGCGTCAagcttcctccttctcgcGAGCCCAGGGCCAAGTCGCTCGAATTGTAG
- a CDS encoding uncharacterized protein (SecY protein family protein), translated as MGKGFRVLNLIKPIMPILPEVKTPTRKVLFKEMVMWTGMSLFIFLVCCQIPIYGAITNKSSDPFYWMRVILASNRGTLMELGISPIVTSSMVMQLLAGSKIIDVDQSLKEDRDLYQAAEKLLGLLVTLGEAVAYVLSGMYGDVKEIGAFKAVLIILQLFFAGVVVILFDEMLQKGYGLGSGISLFIATNICETILWKAFSPTTISTDKGTEFEGALISLFYCFFTKKNKLSAFKEAFYRSHAPNVTNLLATALIFVIVIYLQGFRVDLSVKYQNMRGQRGTYPIKLFYTSNIPIILQTALVSNLYFFSQLVYRRYKNNLFANLLGQWQETDHGASVPIGGLAYYLSPPNTFKDIVNDPLHTLVYITFVLVSCAVFSKTWIEISGSSARDVAKQLRDQRIGMVGHRDSPPSLTKVFSRYVPTAAAFGGMCIGALTILADFLGALGSGTGILLAVTIIYQYYEIMVREQERSGSLIYS; from the exons ATGGGTAAAGGAT TCCGGGTGTTGAATTTAATCAAGCCTATAATGCCAATACTTCCGGAGGTTAAAACTCCGACAAGGAAG GTATTGTTTAAGGAGATGGTAATGTGGACCGGCATGTCCTTGTTTATATTTCTGGTTTGCTGTCAGATTCCCATCTATGGCGCAATTACCAATAAGTCATCAGACCCCTTTTATTGGATGAGGGTCATATTGGCTTCAAATCGTGGGACTCTGATGGAGCTCGGTATTTCGCCCATTGTCACGTCTTCCATGGTGATGCAGCTTTTGGCTGGTTCGAAAATTATAGATGTCGACCAGTCTTTGAAGGAGGATCGTGATTTGTATCAGGCAGCCGAGAAGC TTTTGGGACTCCTGGTTACCCTGGGTGAGGCTGTGGCCTACGTCCTCAGTGGTATGTACGGAGACGTCAAGGAGATCGGCGCCTTCAAGGCCGTGCTCATCATTCTCCAGCTCTTCTTCGCGGGTGTCGTCGTCATTCTCTTCGACGAGATGCTGCAGAAGGGCTACGGGCTAGGCTCGGGCATCTCGCTCTTCATTGCGACCAACATCTGCGAGACTATTCTGTGGAAGGCCTTCAGTCCCACCACCATCAGCACTGACAAGGGCACTGAGTTCGAGGGCGCCCTCATCTCCCTTTTCTACTGCTTCTtcacgaagaagaacaagctGTCCGCCTTCAAGGAGGCCTTTTACCGGAGCCACGCGCCCAACGTCACCAACTTGCTGGCCACCGCCTTGATTTTTGTCATTGTAATCTATTTGCAAGGCTTTCGGGTTGACCTTTCGGTCAAGTACCAGAACATGAGGGGTCAGAGGGGCACCTATCCCATCAAGCTCTTCTACACCTCCAACATTCCCATCATCCTACAAACTGCTCTGGTCTCGAACCTGTACTTCTTCTCTCAGCTGGTGTACAGGAGGTACAAGAACAACCTGTTCGCGAACCTCCTCGGCCAGTGGCAGGAGACTGATCACGGCGCCTCAGTTCCCATCGGCGGGCTCGCCTACTACCTTTCTCCTCCCAACACCTTCAAGGACATCGTCAACGACCCTCTGCACACCCTCGTGTACATCACGTTCGTGCTCGTGTCGTGTGCGGTGTTCTCGAAGACTTGGATTGAGATTTCCGGCAGCTCTGCCAGGGACGTCGCGAAGCAGCTCAGGGACCAGAGGATCGGCATGGTTGGTCACAGGGACTCTCCTCCTTCGCTCACCAAGGTTTTCAGCAG GTACGTGCCCACTGCTGCCGCTTTCGGCGGCATGTGCATTGGCGCTCTCACGATTCTCGCCGACTTTCTCGGTGCTCTCGGCAGCGGCACTGGTATTCTTTTGGCTGTCACTATAATTTACCAGTACTACGAGATTATGGTCAGGGAGCAGGAGAGGTCTGGGTCACTCATTTATAGCTAA
- a CDS encoding uncharacterised trophozoite protein, translating into MSSYMILKRLFSTRSYKPPTKEIMHPFITEPEHLSLEPIYKSAKTQGLQQFIPKDYYIHAKLESTRSGEYLGEDFPFNFLGKDRVWRSRKYNVTVNPVPIDVSRVKCVDFYKRLQVWSTHWYENGIRRMRWFRCAYGFNRAKRAAEEFRKTLIMAGRVTDMKTESHKRLDTERLRSVRLLKGKKFPTSS; encoded by the exons ATGTCGTCCTACATGATTCTAAAGCgtttattttcaactcGCTCTTACAAGCCTCCTACCAAGGAAATTATGCACCCTTTTATCACAG AGCCTGAACATCTTTCTCTGGAGCCTATTTACAAGTCTGCCAAGACTCAGGGGCTACAGCAATTTATACCCAAGGACTACTACATACATGCG AAACTCGAATCCACTCGGAGTGGAGAGTACTTGGGAGAGGACTTTCCCTTCAACTTCCTCGGGAAGGATCGAGTCTGGCGCAGCAGGAAGTACAACGTTACCGTAAATCCTGTTCCCATTGACGTTTCCCGCGTCAAGTGCGTGGACTTTTACAAGAG GCTTCAGGTCTGGTCGACTCACTGGTACGAGAACGGCATTCGCCGTATGCGCTGGTTCCGGTGCGCCTACGGCTTCAACCGAGCCAAGAGGGCTGCTGAGGAGTTTCGAAAAACTCTGATAATGGCTGGCCGTGTCACCGACATGAAGACTGAGAGTCACAAGCGCCTTGACACTGAGAGGCTCAGGTCAGTTCGTCTTCTCAAGGGGAAGAAGTTTCCAACTTCCTCCTAG
- a CDS encoding vacuolar ATP synthase subunit E, which yields MDALEAQNQIKQMVDFILNEAKDKAEEIESGAIEEFNIEKMTLFEQRKDEVRSKILKNINALRLEKIRSRNKDLKEMSDNMLHYQSQVVEEIKAQALEKLNNMAQDQNEYKKVLTMLTLSGCLALDCEVVMVRHRARDASVVESTLEDVKQAYEKLTKQKYKEAKSLNLNLDREHPLAEDLLGVILTNEEGTIECNSTLNNRLERCCREMIPQIKSELFASVQTK from the exons ATG GACGCCCTAGAAGCCCAGAaccaaataaaacaaatggtCGACTTCATTTTAAACGAAGCGAAGGATAAGGCGGAGGAGATAGAATCGGGAGCGATCGAGGAGTTCAATATAGAGAAGATGACGCTGTTTGAGCAGAGAAAGGACGAAGTGAGATCGAAAATacttaaaaatatcaacGCACTCCGGCTGGAAAAGATAAGATCGAGGaacaaggacctgaaggaaaTGAGCGATAACATGTTGCACTACCAATCGCAGGTAGTGGAGGAAATAAAAGCACAGGCCTTGGAGAAGCTTAACAACATGGCGCAGGACCAGAACGAATACAAGAAGGTGCTGACGATGCTGACGCTCTCAGGGTGCCTGGCGCTGGACTGCGAAGTGGTGATGGTGAGACACAGAGCACGCGACGCCTCAGTTGTCGAATCGACACTGGAGGACGTGAAGCAGGCGTacgagaagctgacgaagcAGAAGTACAAGGAGGCGAAGTCGCTGAACCTTAACCTGGACAGGGAGCATCCGCTGGCGGAGGACCTCCTGGGAGTTATTCTGACGAACGAAGAGGGCACGATCGAGTGCAACTCGACGCTTAACAATCGCCTGGAGAGGTGCTGCAGAGAAATGATACCGCAGATAAAGTCAGAGCTGTTCGCATCAGTACAGAcaaaataa
- a CDS encoding multicopy suppressor of ts gsp1 — protein MERKLVNLYGGAITCEIPVGFDDLSNLFPVPDNQEVFVYHSNGSSSMNSGLGSHDYVLSFEILEHLSDLSDAEAGRKLFSDLSYCNESRESKILTLNPVQGTDLGLSELFNAVSVSGTMEVSRSKNKEVYNRIRVLMYNVRMPTSLLGYKCELLASYSYPEEGGHLAGENEEMFENAVKTLRVVDTNLFST, from the exons ATGGAGCGAAAATTAGTGAATCTATATGGTGGAGCTATAACGTGTGAAATTCCTGTAGGATTCGATGATTTGAG CAACCTCTTTCCAGTACCAGATAACCAGGAAGTATTTGTATATCACTCGAACGGATCTTCCAGCATGAATTCTGGACTCGGTTCCCATGATTACGTCTTGTCGTTTGAAATACTGGAACATTTGTCGGATCTCTCCGACGCGGAAGCAGGAAG GAAGCTGTTCTCGGATCTCTCGTACTGTAACGAGTCTAGAGAATCGAAAATTCTCACTCTGAATCCAGTGCAAGGAACGGACCTAGG ACTGTCGGAACTCTTCAACGCAGTGTCAGTCTCGGGAACGATGGAAGTGTCCCGCTCAAAGAACAAGGAGGTGTACAATAGAATAAGGGTGCTGATGTACAACGTGAGAATGCCAA CATCACTGTTAGGGTACAAGTGCGAGTTGCTGGCGTCGTACAGCTACCCGGAGGAAGGAGGGCACCTGGCGGGAGAAAACGAAGAAATGTTCGAAAACGCAGTGAAAACGCTGAGGGTGGTGGACACTAATCTGTTTTCAACGTAA
- a CDS encoding 40S ribosomal protein S5, which translates to MTNTEVALFRKWTYDDVSLTDLSLVDCIAIQGKARVFTPHTAGRYQKKRFRKTQCPIVERLVNSMMMHGRNNGKKLKAIRIVNHAFEIIHVMTDKNPVQVFVDAVKNGGPREDSTRIGSAGVVRRQAVDVSPLRRVNQAIYLICTGARNAAFRNIKTIAECLADEIINCAKESPSSYAIKKKDEIERVAKANR; encoded by the exons ATGACAAACACAGAAGTAGCGTTATTCCGTAAGTGGACTTACGACGACGTAAGCCTCACAGACCTGTCGTTG GTGGATTGCATAGCAATACAAGGAAAAGCACGAGTGTTCACGCCGCATACAGCAGGAAGATACCAGAAGAAGAGATTCAGAAAAACACAATGCCCAATAGTGGAGCGCCTGGTCAACTCAATGATGATGCACGGAAG GAACAACGGAAAAAAACTTAAGGCAATAAGAATAGTTAACCACGCATTTGAAATCATACACGTCATGACGGACAAAAACCCAGTACAAGTGTTCGTAGACGCAGTGAAAAACGGAGGACCGAGAGAAGACTCGACAAGAATAGGCTCAGCGGGAGTGGTGAGACGCCAAGCTGTGGACGTGTCGCCTCTGAGAAGAGTCAACCAAGCAATTTACCTTATCTGCACAGGAGCAAG GAACGCAGCATTCAGAAACATCAAGACGATTGCGGAGTGCCTGGCTGACGAAATCATCAACTGCGCAAAGGAGTCGCCCTCGTCATACGCAATTAAGAAGAAGGACGAGATAGAGCGCGTAGCAAAGgcaaatagataa